The Silene latifolia isolate original U9 population chromosome Y, ASM4854445v1, whole genome shotgun sequence sequence AAACTTAGTCAAACCTaatctcttagcaagagacaaaggtaaCACACTGATACTAGCACCAAGGTCACATAAAGTATTGTCGATTAATtgggtccctatatgacatggtatggaaaaactacctgggtcagacaaCTTAGGAGGGGTCCCAGTCTGAAGAAGTGCGCTGCACTCTTCAGTCATAGCTACAGTCTCAATAACACTAGCATCCCTCTCACAACATAAAGTCTGCTTAATAAATTTagcataagagggtacctgggccaTAAGCTCATTATAATGCTCACCGACATTAAGAACCCATATAAGATCCAGGAATCCGCGGTGCGGCAACAACCTTCGTGGAAAAGGAACTTGAATATAATAGGTTTTGACCGTATTCTCCTTCATATCTTCATTCGGGATAGGCATGGGTGATGATTGAATAGTTTCCGAGGATACAGGGACTGATCGAACATTGTCATTTCTCGATCGAACATGTCCAAGCCTTCGATCGAACGATTCCTCTGcaatagtgttcgatcgaacacttcttttctctcgatcgaatgctttctcAACACATtttctcgatcgaccatcagcagGGTCGACCGAATGGTATTCCCTCCATAATGTTCGATTGAGTACTCGGGATGTCACGATCGAATTTAATGCTCAGGTCAGCACATACATCAGTACAAACTGCGTGAACAGTAACAGCATCAACGGACAATGGAATACTCTCGGTATGGATTGAATACGCCGTCTCATACTGCTCTTCCCCAGCAACTAATTGATCAACATGAATCTGTAGCTTCTTTATACGGATGTCATTTTCCGCATAAGACTTCTGCGTCATTAATGCAAATGCCTCTATCATTGACTTCAGTTCAGCAAGCTCAACTTTTTCGATCAACCCATTTACTTGGGCCTGCAACCTCTCAAGACGAATGTCTTGAGCTTTGGACTTTTCCACACTCGAAATCAAGATATTTGCAATTGGGAACAATTTCTCGAACCCATCATTCTTTTCAACATGAGGGGTGTGTTGCGGTGGGTTAGCATAACAAGGCTGTTGAAAACCTTGTTGTTGCAGCGGTTGTGGTGGCACCGGTATAAGAGGAGCAAAACTTTGGTGACTTCCACAACCCCAAGACTCTTTCCTCTTCCAATTGTAAGTTATGATGGTCAGAGCTTCAAAATGGGCTATAAGTTGGgagacggacgtcatcttggctaaagaatcgaaggtactcaagtcttcccttcgataatctttcTCTGAAATTTGTCTAATAGACCTGTAGACCTATCAAagcagcactaaagaaaaagataagaactgcctcaaggaataaatcccttgaggcgcaagacaaacgaaaataaacagataaataggccaattgcctccccggcaacgacgccaaaatttgatacggtcgtttctgtaccaaaaataaatacctaaatatactaacaaaAGCTactgataagtagggtcgatctccaaaAGGAGGCAAGGTATCAATCtaaaagtccgtctatctaagtcacaaatgagggttttgtatttgattttctaaactactaaaggtttaaggggaagagaaataaggaaagagcgataaagcaagaaaatgtgataaaagtgatcagataaagaaggtatgtcaggattttggttcaccatggcagtctaacgactcaattgcaaatagcctagacaagtTACTGTGAGAAGGGTATGGGAATGGTCCTTCCGGTTCGCTATCCACCCTAgcattccactaacttaacttccgtcctcattagggtagtttactgttcatagcaggtctgtttattccaatcttccgatccaggaacaaagttaaccaaattaaaataatttagaagcatgcattcaactaaattggtgatacaattatattgctatggggacagattctcacaagtaaaccatctagtcttttcgctacatcgtcacagtcctaccatagatcccctaatcccgacatgaaaGAGTTTagttactcatattactaatcttgtcaatattaataacaatgaatgaactaataatagaaagcatgatgaaataataatgaTTAAGTATAAAACAAATTAGGGTAGAAATTAATTTAGAGAAgaacaagtaattaaagtaacaaataacgagattaagattaaaaggagaCGAGGGATTACAATCTCAAGCAATTCCGGCGTAGAGAACAAACCAAAATCCAAGCAAGAGATCAAGAGAGAAACGTTACAGTgaaaagagattaagagagaaaATTTGATTAAGAGAAGTATTAAAAGGTAAAAGAAGAAGTGTTTATTAACCTAgttacgactcccttatataaGGATGTGAAAATTAACATAACTAAACctatcacgggataaaaatcccgagtataatagcaaaatactcgatcgaggacttttatatcactcgatcgagcaaatccaagctaaaacctctcgatcgagtactttaggtactcgatcgaacacttattaaataggcactactcgatcgagtagaaaaaggagtcgatcgaacacaattgtactcgatcgagtactttccagcgcacaattcctgcttcgcgtacTGAATTTCAAACAGCTGCCATTTTTTCGTTACTTTGGAGAACAGGgcgttttcggtggcgttggaaaggtaagaggacaagatttcatatccaattagaatcacctgaaaatatattgtataactcgagatatgtctcttcaaagtaggcactagtaatttgaagttcttcctttgctcgcctaactAACTTaattacttctttgcgcatctcaaaattgTAGTCTTAAGCCTCCGACTCAACTAATCtcataaatgcatgcatagggatatgtattaagcttgattatcctcctatttggttcattcctgcaaataagacaagagacaccaaagtagacaattcgggggacatttgtagctaaacactacacaaaatgcatagaaattcGTGCAAATAAAGTatgaaatacctatataaaatgcacgcatcactcGACGCCGCCCTTCCcggcggcaggtccttggcccaaatCCTTTCGAGCTGCCTCGCTACGATTGAAagacagtttgtataactatgcGTCAGAAAACacaaaatgatttcgaaaacaaaacattttcaaaacatttcaaaagtacctggagtgttttatgcatgacgacggtgtcgcaatgacactaactagagtcaaaaccgacaccggaccaacaaccgactcgaaattcaaatcccaactccaataatgggtcaaaccgagtcaaacacaaaaaacaaacatcataAACCTTCCAagctaagtatacacggtatacttgatggtcaagtataACAATCCtgacatccaaaacctaggattgaacaaaccataaatccaaatgcgtgatagtgacgaGATAGCTTGAAGACCCGTGGatatgctcgcgcctcttcaagtAGCCTATATGGCCACGTCGCtgaaaacgcacacaaccacacaattctctataaatacctctcaaatgccaccatttgagggCACATGAGCGTCCgcctcctcttttctcccttaaaattctagacctcgacttctcGAGTCAACAAACGACACATATtgtcgacctaccgatcgaaaatacgagccatacacattgtttactaccgtcatcgtgtattaaatcacttgacttatAACATCGACCAACTACATCATCACTAAACAAAGCAACACTCAGGGTTTAAATCGAGTTTTTGCAACTCAACAAGTATTTACACTTTTGTCGATTTCTCGCCAagaaacctagcatgtaagtatgagggtgtaattaatcctcttctttcatattcttttatctgtttttatgaccttaacatgctaaaacatgcataatatggtccaaaatacggattgaatgagccaaaactgagttttgacctGAAGCAGAAGTCCCTAGTCACAACTAGCTGGCTCACGCCTCTTCTGGCtacccaggtcagaactcaaatgtgttt is a genomic window containing:
- the LOC141632013 gene encoding uncharacterized protein LOC141632013, yielding MPIPNEDMKENTVKTYYIQVPFPRRLLPHRGFLDLIWVLNVGEHYNELMAQVPSYAKFIKQTLCCERDASVIETVAMTEECSALLQTGTPPKLSDPGSFSIPCHIGTQLIDNTLCDLGASISVLPLSLAKRLGLTKFKHTSISVQMANCFLSRPKGVLDDVPVRIGKFFIPVDFVVLDIPEDHHTPIILGRPFLRTAGAIIDVGAKTLTF